CAATAGGCTCTGATTGAACTTTTTGGTATAAAAGATTCCCTTTTCAATAACGGGTAGCGCCTCTGAGTTTTTTTGTCTGGTAATATAGTAAAGTGTTTTACTATAATAATAAAAAGCATTGATTGAAGATTCCGGATAAGGATTGATGAGGTTTTCAGCTTTATCCAAAAACTTTTTGGCTTCGTCTCCTTTAGCCTGATAGCAATAATTATTGGCAAAGTTTAGGTATGTGAAAAATAACTCGGAAGAATTCGGAAAACGTTTTTCGAGAATTTTCAAGGCTTTCTTGTTGTACTCTTCAGATTTTTTTAATTCAGCATTATAAGTAAGAATCACAGCAAATTGAGTATATAGAAATCCCAGGTTTCTGCTGTTTTCATATTTTTTAGCCAACGGAATACTTTTTTCAAGAATTGTCTTCACCAAAAAAGGATAGCCTTCTTTATCTTTCTGTGTTACCCCATAGCTGTACCAGGCTGAAGCCTGAAGAAGATCCGATTCCTCATTTTTAATCTTGGATAGTGCTTTAATCGCCTGTTGATAAGAGATTCCGGCTTTCTCTTTGTTTCGGTCCAGATAATACTGGGCTTTGTAATAATCATATTTTGCGGAAAGAAGAGGATTACCCTTAATGAATGCTTTTCCACTTTCCAGATACTTTTTGCTTAACAGTGAATCAATATTTCTATAATAATTTGATAAGATAAAGTAGGCGTTGGATTTTGAAGCATCAGGAGAACTTGTTTTTACTATATTTTGTAAACTGTCCAAATAAGGTTTTTCATTGAGCGGAGTTATTTGCTGTGATTGTAAACTAAAGGAAAGCAATATGCTTAACAGGATAAGTAATCTCTTCATTAGATAATCAGTTCTGTAGAATATATTTTTAACTGTTCAATTTAATTAAAAATTTTAGCATAGAAAATACCTGAATTTAGGTAGAAAAAATTACACATTTTTCAGGATTGATAAAGTTTAATGACTCCAATAGCTTTGCAGGTACAGAATCACTAATCATAGAATATTAAATAAAGTAACTAAATTTTAAACAAAAAGATTATGAAAAAAGCGGGAATGAGTCAACTGTTAAGAGGAACATTTTTTGTATTGTTGGCAACCATGTTATTCGGGTTTGTAACCTCTTGTAGTAAAGATGATGATGACAATGTGAATGGGGCAGGTAAAAGTCATAAAGTAGTTTTTAAGGCCATTGCTTCTTCAGGAGCTGATATTGATGTAGCAGTGTATGGAATTGATGGTAATCCTACTACAGCTTCCAGCCTTAGTGGAGAAACATGGTCGAGTCCGGAAGTAACATCAGAAGCAGGAGCTTATAACGCTAATGTAGCAGTAAATGCAGTAGGAACCAATGCTTCTTCTACTTTAAAAGTTCAGATCTGGGTAGATGGTGAACTGAAAAAAGAGGGAACTTCCAGTGGCCAGTATTTATCAGCTTCTGCAAGCTACGTATTTTAAAAATTAATAACTTTCTAAATAAAACGGGCGCCGAGATTTATCTCAGCGCCCGTTTCTTATATTGTATTAAAATTAGATCACTTTTACAATGAAGTAACTTTTTTTACCTTTTTGAAGCAATAAGAATTTCCCATCAATAAGATCTGTTTCGTTAGCTGTAAAAGTATCATTTACTTTCTGCTTATTCACGGAGATTGAATTTCCCTTCATTTCTCTCTGAGCCTCACTTTTAGATTTAAGGAATCCTGATTTCTCAGAAAGAAGATCAATAATGTTTATTCCCAATACATCTGCTTTTGCAACTTCCTTTTGTGGAACTCCATCAAAAACCTCAAGGAATATTTCTTCATCAAGACTTACTAAATCTTCAGCTGTAGAACGCCCGAAAAGAATTTCAGAAGCTTTAAGAGCTTTTTCATACTCTTCTCTTCCATGTACCCAAACCGTTACTTCTTCAGCCAGTTTTCTCTGAAGCTTTCTTTCGTGTGGAGCTGTTTTGTGCTCTTCAACTAAGGCTTCAATTTCCTCTTTTCCAAGGAACGTGTAAAACTTGATGAATCTTTCAGCATCTTCATCCGTAGCATTCAGCCAGAACTGGTAGAATTTGTATGGAGAAGTCTTCTTTTTATCCAACCAATAGTTTTCTCCACTTTCAGACTTTCCGAATTTGGAACCATCAGCCTTTGTAATCAAAGGAACCGTTAATGCAAACGCTTCACCTTGAGCTTTTCTACGAATCAATTCTGTTCCTGTAGTGATATTTCCCCACTGGTCAGAACCTCCCATCTGTAGCTTTACATTGTTGTTTTGGTATAAGTGAAGGAAATCATACCCTTGAATCAACTGGTAAGTAAACTCTGTGAAACTCATCCCGTCAGCACTTCCGTCTCCTGAGAATCTCTTCTTCACAGAATCCTTAGCCATCATGTAATTAACAGTGATGTTCTTTCCGATATTTTTAGCAAAATCAAGGAAAGAGATATTTTTCATCCAGTCATAGTTGTTTACCAACTCCGCTTTATTAGGTTCATTACCTGCGAAATCTAAAAATCTTGATAGTTGGTTTTTCAAACAATCTACATAATGTAAAAGAGTTTCTTCATCCAAAAGGTTTCTTTCTGCAGATTTTCCGGATGGATCACCAATCATACCTGTAGCTCCTCCTACTAAGGCAATTGGCTTGTGACCATGCTGTTGAAAATGCGCAAGGATCTTTATCTGAATAAGACTTCCGATATGTAAAGAATCGGCAGTTGGATCAAAACCAATATATGCAGTGGTTACCTCTTTATTCAGTTGTTCATCGGTTCCGGGCATCATATCAGCAAATAGACCACGCCATTTCAGTTCTTCTATAAAGGAATTCATTGATTTTTACTTTAAAATTTTACGGTGCAAAGATAGTAAATTCAGAAGTATGAAAGGCAAAAGGGTAAAAAGGCAATATTGCAAATTACTATTCTTGATAGAAATTTATAATGATGTCCATGATTCGGGTGTTTTGCTCTTTCTCCTCTTTACTTTTTTACCTTTTCGCAGATTTGCCTTTTCGCTCCAAATAATCTATATTTGTTATTAATGAACGACGAACAGCTATTTCTGCTCATTCAAAAGGCCAAGGACAAAGATCAAAAGGCCCAGACGAAACTCATCAATGTTTTTTGGGTGGATGTTTTCTCCTTTGTAATGAAAAAAGTGAGAGATGAAAATGATGCCGATGAAATTACTGTAAATGTTTTTTCCAAGGTATTGTCTAAGTTAGATATGTTCGATCCTCATTTTCAGTTTAAAACCTGGATTTTAACCATTGCTCAAAATACGGTTATTGATTTTTGGAGAAAGAAAAACCGCGAAAATGAAGATGCTGTTGAGAACCTTGATGAGGTTAAAAACCAGTACGCAAAATCTCCTGAAGAGCTTCTCATTTCTGAAGAAGAGCAAAAAAAGATCATCAAAACCATAGAATCTCTTGATGCCAATTATCAGGATATTATCAAACTAAGATTTTTCGAAGAAAAAAGCATTAAGGAAATTGCTGAGGAATTAGGTATTTCTGTAGCCAATACTAAGGTAAGGGTGATGCGTGCTAAAAAAGTCCTTGCTGAATTATTGAAAAATAATGAGTTTGAGGATAACTAATTATAGTCATTATTCTTGCTGAAAATCTTAGCTTTCCTACTTTTCCCAATAATTTTACATTGGTATTATTAGTTTCATCAATTTTTCCAGTTGATGGTTTCCATTAAAAAATCCTTAACTTTGAACTTCAATTTTAGAAATGGAAAATTTAGTTCAAGATACTACCGTTCAAAAACCAAAGTGGATTCGTGTAAAACTTCCTACCGGAAAGAATTACAGAGAGCTTAGGACTTTGGTGGACAAATATAAATTAAATACCATATGCCAGAGCGGAAGCTGTCCGAATATGGGAGAGTGTTGGGGAGAAGGAACGGCAACGTTCATGATCTTAGGAAATATCTGTACAAGAAGCTGTGGATTCTGCGGCGTAAAAACAGGAAAACCGCTTGATGTAAACTGGGATGAACCTGAAAAAGTGGCTCGTTCAATCAAATTAATGAAGATTAAGCACGCTGTTCTTACTTCTGTAGATCGTGATGACTTGAAAGACATGGGATCTATTCTTTGGGGCGAAACAGTAAATGCTGTAAGAAGAATCTCTCCGGGAACAACCATGGAAACATTAATTCCGGACTTCCAGGGAATTACAAAACATCTTGATAGATTAGTGGAAGTAGCTCCTGAAGTGATCTCTCACAATATGGAAACTGTAAAACGTTTGACCAGAGAAGTGAGAATCCAGGCAAAATATGAAAGAAGCCTTGAGGTTTTAAGATATTTAAAGGAAGCTGGGCAAAGAAGAACAAAAACAGGTGTAATGCTTGGTTTAGGAGAAACTAGAGATGAGGTTTTCCAAACGATTGAAGACATCAGAAATGCCAATGTGGATGTTATTACGCTTGGGCAATACCTTCAACCGACTAAAAAACATCTTCCCGTAAAAAAATTCATTACACCGGAAGAGTTTGATGAGTTTGGAGATTTTGCAAGAAGTCTTGGTTTCAGACACGTTGAAAGTTCACCTCTTGTAAGAAGTTCTTACCACGCAGAAAAACATATACATTAAAATATAGACCGCTCAGTGATGAGCGGTTTTTTTACTCTTTAAAATCTATTTATTACAGGAAGAATCTCTTGTAATAGTTCCTATCCGCCCATTTATTTCAATAGGCTTAAAGTGTTTTTTCTTAAATTCTGACGGAGTTTCACTGGTATGCTGCTTAAACAGTTTATTAAAATACGACAGACTTTCAAAACCCACCTGAAAACAAACTTCCGTTACAGAATAATCCTTTAACAGATATATCTTTGCTTGGTTGATTCTGTAATTATTTACAAAATCTGTGAATGTCATATTGGTCTGCTTTTTAAAATATCTACAAAAAGCAGGAGTACTGAGGCTCACAATTTTTGCAATTTCATTCACATTCGGTTTCTTATCGTGATTCTCATGAATATAGTCGTAGATGGTTCCCATTCTGATCTTGTCGTTCAAGAACCATTTGATCCTTGTATCCTCTTTGTTGAGTTCCTTTACTTCTGCAGAGTCTGCAAGAATCTGTAAAATCTCAATCATTCCCATCAATGCCTCAAAAGAGCTTTTATCTTTAATGACCTGAAGTTTTTCAACAACAATGTTTTTTGTTTCTCCGAAGAATGATAAACCAAGGTAAGATCTGTCCAGCAGTTTTCTGATGTTTTCAAACTCAGGAACAGGAAAGATAATGTTCTGAAGAAAGTTTTCACGCATTTGTAGGACTAGCTGTTTGCACTCTGTCTGGATACCATAGTCGAAGTTAAGATGGGGAACATTGGAACCAATCAATAACAAGTCACTGTCAGTAAAACCAGAAATATTTTTTCCAACATGTCGGATTCCATTGGATGCTTCTACGTATACCAATTCAATTTCAGGATGATAATGCCAGAAAAAACAGTTTTTCAGAGAAGGAGAAAATAGCTTGAAAGATTTCCCTTTTTCAAACTCAATAATTTCTTTCTGGATTTTCATTTTGTTCTGTTTTGATTGTTTGTGAATTTAAAATTAAATAAAAAGGTTAATACGGAGCAAATTTTTATCATTCAAAGAGAAGTAAAATTCAATCTTTCTTTCGATTTTTGCACTTTCAAATATAAGATGGGCAACCATTCTAAATTTCTACCAATTAATTCAGAAAAAAGAATATACCAATGAAGATTGATAAAAGAATAATACCGCTGGCAATAGGCGGGTTGGGAATAGGAACTACGGAATTTACCGTTATGGGACTATTGCCGGACATTGCAAATACTTTACAAATCAGCATTCCTCAGGCGGGGCATTTAATTTCTGCCTATGCTATGGGGGTAGTGATTGGAGCTCCTCTCCTTATCGGGTACTCAGTAAAGTTTCCACCCAAAAAGGTATTGATCGCTTTTATGATCCTTTTTACACTATTTAATGGACTTTCTGCTATTGCACCGAATTATACAACCATGCTGATTATAAGATTTATGTCCGGACTTCCTCATGGAGCATTCTTTGGAGTAGGAACGGTTGTCGCTTCAAAAATGGCCGGAAAAGGTAAAGAGGCATTCTATATATCAATGATGTTTACAGGGCTCACGGTTGCGAACCTCGCGATGGTTCCATTGGTGACGTATATTGGGCATACTTTCCATTGGAGGCTGTACTTTATTATTGTGGCAGTGATTGGCCTTTTTGCCTTATTGTTTTTAAAATTATGGCTTCCTGCCATGGAAGCAAATCAAGATACCCATTTTCTGGAAGAATTGAAATTCCTGAAAAATAAGCAATCCTGGTTGGTGCTGGCTATCACTGCGATTGGGTTTGGAGGACTTTTTACATGGCTTAGCTATATTACGCCTCTAATGACGGTAATTTCAGGAGTTCAAAGTAGTCAAATGGCCTATGTAATGGTGCTTGCAGGAGCCGGAATGGTGGTAGGTAACCTCGTTGGGGGGATTGTTTCAGATAAGCTGGGACCGGAGAAAACATGCGCTGTTCTGATCTTTCTGATGATGATTTCCCTGATAGGCGTATTTTTCCTTTCCGAGCATCAGAATATTGCCTTTATATTGACATTTATGTGTGGAGCTTTATCAATGTCTATTGCAGCACCTATTAATATCATGATGATGAAAGCGGCCCCAAGAAGCGAAATGATGGCAGCTGCTTTTATGCAGGCAGGCTTTAATATTGCCAATGCCATGGGAGCTTTTCTTGGAGGGATTCCTCTGGAATATGACTTGCCGTTCAATTACCCGTCACTGGTAGGAGTGGGGATGACCTTTATAGGATTTGTGATCAGTGTAAGATATATGTATCTATATAGTTCTAAAACATCTAATGAAGACGAGGCAGTTCAAGAATGTGTTTCTTGTGATAAATAAAGACATTAATCTAGTTTTATAAAAAAAAAACGCCTGTTTCTATCTTGGAAACAGGCGTTTTTTTTTATTAATAGGTTTATACCTCTACTTCATTGCCGTTTTTACACCAGTAGAGCGCATTGTATAAATTTTCTTTTGGGAAAGATTTAAACTCTCCCGGCATCAGAACACTGAAGATATCCGTAAAGTTCTGAACGCTTTGCTTGTCTGTAACAATGGCTGCACGATTCCACTTTGCCAGGTTTTTGAATCCTAAAAGTAAATCTTCAAGCCATGCCCCCATGGTAAACTTATCCAGATCAGTATCCAAGTACAGTAAGTAATTCAGCTCACCAAATTGGTCTACTTTTTCTTTCACGTGCGGAATTACCAGTTTTTCAAAATCCTCTTTCGTTACTTCTCCGGTTGCACTGAATGCCGCAACATTCTCCGGAGCTTCTGGAATAATTGTTATCATAGTGAATATTTTATGGTGGTTGGAACTTAATAAAGTAACAATAACTACACCATAATTTCCATATAAATTGTTAAAATAGGTATGGATATTGTTATTTTTAATGTAAAATATTAATATGGATCTTAAATCAAATGAACCTTTTTGGCTTTTAAAAAATGGATTGATAGCTTCTTATCCGTCTTTGAAATCCGATGAGAAATGTGATGTTTTAATTATTGGTGGCGGAATTACAGGAAGTCTTATTGCTCATCAAATGATAAAAGACGGTTATGAAACAATTCTTATCGATAAACGGGAGCTTTGCAATGGAAGTACCTCTGCCACCACTTCGATGCTTCAGTATGAAATAGATGTTCCTCTTGATGAGCTGATCGGAAAAATAGGAAAGAAAGGTGCAGTTGAAAGTTATAAAGCCTGTTCAGAGGCTATTGATGTTATTGAGGGAATTTCAAGACAGATAAGATCCAATGCCGGATTCAAGCGTAAAAAGTCACTGTATTTTGCTTCAAAAAAGAAAGATGTAGAATGGTTGAAAAAAGAATATGAGGCCAGAAAAAATGCAGGTTTTGAGGTAAAGTGGCTAAATTCGGAACAGATCCTGAAGAATTTTGAATTTGAAAATACCTATGGCGGAATAGTATCCAGACAAGGAGCCAGCATTGATGCGTTCCAGTTTGCTCATGAATTGTTTAAGCATAATGTAAGGAAAGGTCTGAAAATATTTGATAAAACTGAAATGGTAAATGTGGAATATCACAAGGGTTTTA
This genomic interval from Chryseobacterium joostei contains the following:
- the tyrS gene encoding tyrosine--tRNA ligase, with the protein product MNSFIEELKWRGLFADMMPGTDEQLNKEVTTAYIGFDPTADSLHIGSLIQIKILAHFQQHGHKPIALVGGATGMIGDPSGKSAERNLLDEETLLHYVDCLKNQLSRFLDFAGNEPNKAELVNNYDWMKNISFLDFAKNIGKNITVNYMMAKDSVKKRFSGDGSADGMSFTEFTYQLIQGYDFLHLYQNNNVKLQMGGSDQWGNITTGTELIRRKAQGEAFALTVPLITKADGSKFGKSESGENYWLDKKKTSPYKFYQFWLNATDEDAERFIKFYTFLGKEEIEALVEEHKTAPHERKLQRKLAEEVTVWVHGREEYEKALKASEILFGRSTAEDLVSLDEEIFLEVFDGVPQKEVAKADVLGINIIDLLSEKSGFLKSKSEAQREMKGNSISVNKQKVNDTFTANETDLIDGKFLLLQKGKKSYFIVKVI
- a CDS encoding RNA polymerase sigma factor → MNDEQLFLLIQKAKDKDQKAQTKLINVFWVDVFSFVMKKVRDENDADEITVNVFSKVLSKLDMFDPHFQFKTWILTIAQNTVIDFWRKKNRENEDAVENLDEVKNQYAKSPEELLISEEEQKKIIKTIESLDANYQDIIKLRFFEEKSIKEIAEELGISVANTKVRVMRAKKVLAELLKNNEFEDN
- the lipA gene encoding lipoyl synthase; the encoded protein is MENLVQDTTVQKPKWIRVKLPTGKNYRELRTLVDKYKLNTICQSGSCPNMGECWGEGTATFMILGNICTRSCGFCGVKTGKPLDVNWDEPEKVARSIKLMKIKHAVLTSVDRDDLKDMGSILWGETVNAVRRISPGTTMETLIPDFQGITKHLDRLVEVAPEVISHNMETVKRLTREVRIQAKYERSLEVLRYLKEAGQRRTKTGVMLGLGETRDEVFQTIEDIRNANVDVITLGQYLQPTKKHLPVKKFITPEEFDEFGDFARSLGFRHVESSPLVRSSYHAEKHIH
- a CDS encoding AraC family transcriptional regulator; its protein translation is MKIQKEIIEFEKGKSFKLFSPSLKNCFFWHYHPEIELVYVEASNGIRHVGKNISGFTDSDLLLIGSNVPHLNFDYGIQTECKQLVLQMRENFLQNIIFPVPEFENIRKLLDRSYLGLSFFGETKNIVVEKLQVIKDKSSFEALMGMIEILQILADSAEVKELNKEDTRIKWFLNDKIRMGTIYDYIHENHDKKPNVNEIAKIVSLSTPAFCRYFKKQTNMTFTDFVNNYRINQAKIYLLKDYSVTEVCFQVGFESLSYFNKLFKQHTSETPSEFKKKHFKPIEINGRIGTITRDSSCNK
- a CDS encoding MFS transporter; the protein is MKIDKRIIPLAIGGLGIGTTEFTVMGLLPDIANTLQISIPQAGHLISAYAMGVVIGAPLLIGYSVKFPPKKVLIAFMILFTLFNGLSAIAPNYTTMLIIRFMSGLPHGAFFGVGTVVASKMAGKGKEAFYISMMFTGLTVANLAMVPLVTYIGHTFHWRLYFIIVAVIGLFALLFLKLWLPAMEANQDTHFLEELKFLKNKQSWLVLAITAIGFGGLFTWLSYITPLMTVISGVQSSQMAYVMVLAGAGMVVGNLVGGIVSDKLGPEKTCAVLIFLMMISLIGVFFLSEHQNIAFILTFMCGALSMSIAAPINIMMMKAAPRSEMMAAAFMQAGFNIANAMGAFLGGIPLEYDLPFNYPSLVGVGMTFIGFVISVRYMYLYSSKTSNEDEAVQECVSCDK
- a CDS encoding SpoIIAA family protein, whose translation is MITIIPEAPENVAAFSATGEVTKEDFEKLVIPHVKEKVDQFGELNYLLYLDTDLDKFTMGAWLEDLLLGFKNLAKWNRAAIVTDKQSVQNFTDIFSVLMPGEFKSFPKENLYNALYWCKNGNEVEV
- a CDS encoding NAD(P)/FAD-dependent oxidoreductase; amino-acid sequence: MDLKSNEPFWLLKNGLIASYPSLKSDEKCDVLIIGGGITGSLIAHQMIKDGYETILIDKRELCNGSTSATTSMLQYEIDVPLDELIGKIGKKGAVESYKACSEAIDVIEGISRQIRSNAGFKRKKSLYFASKKKDVEWLKKEYEARKNAGFEVKWLNSEQILKNFEFENTYGGIVSRQGASIDAFQFAHELFKHNVRKGLKIFDKTEMVNVEYHKGFNLATVDSGFQIKAKKIIYCIGYESKNLLKENFVDLKSTYAVVSEMDKDKFKNINNTLVWNTDDPYIYMRTTDDGRLLIGGGDEDFYDAEKRDALLEKKKKEILKNLKKIKPDYHFYPDFVWAGTFGETKDGLPYIGEHEKFKNSYFVLGFGGNGITFSVTGMEMVSSFLKNKKHPLSRYFKFGR